Proteins encoded by one window of Microcoleus sp. FACHB-831:
- a CDS encoding phycocyanin subunit beta: MLDAFAKVVSQADAKGEFLSSGQLDALTALVRDGNKRLDTVNRITSNASSIVADAARALFAEQPQLIAPGGNAYTNRRMAACLRDMEIILRYVTYAVLAGDSSVLDDRCLNGLRETYQALGTPGSSVAVGVQKMKDAAIKLANDPTGITQGDCSQLISEVASYFDRAAAAVA; encoded by the coding sequence ATGTTAGACGCATTCGCCAAGGTTGTTTCTCAAGCAGATGCTAAAGGTGAATTCCTCAGCAGCGGCCAGTTGGACGCTCTGACAGCATTGGTTCGCGACGGCAACAAGCGTTTAGATACAGTAAACCGCATCACCAGCAACGCTTCTTCGATCGTTGCCGACGCAGCTCGTGCCCTGTTTGCAGAGCAACCCCAGCTAATTGCTCCAGGCGGAAATGCTTACACCAACCGCCGGATGGCCGCTTGCCTGCGCGACATGGAAATCATCCTGCGCTATGTCACCTACGCTGTACTAGCAGGTGACTCCAGCGTGCTGGATGACCGCTGCTTGAACGGTCTGCGCGAAACATACCAAGCACTGGGCACCCCCGGCTCTTCCGTAGCTGTTGGCGTGCAAAAGATGAAAGATGCCGCAATTAAACTCGCCAACGATCCTACCGGAATTACCCAAGGCGATTGCAGCCAGCTGATCTCTGAAGTTGCTAGCTATTTCGACCGCGCCGCAGCTGCTGTTGCATAG
- a CDS encoding RluA family pseudouridine synthase: protein MTEINLEIKDSSEFLAANKGDRLDVWLASELTDLSRSRIQKLIAQGWVKVNEQLPSSKNYKLKTGDRIHITIPAVEAPTMEAEDIPLDILYEDEQLLILNKPAGLVVHPSAGHSQGTLVNALLAHCPLSAIGGVQRPGIVHRLDKDTTGAMVVAKTDFAHQNLQAQLKAKTARREYLAVVYGVPPTDIGTINLPIGRHPVDRKKNAIVPEEKGGRASVTHWQVKERLGNYTLMLFQLETGRTHQIRVHSTHIGHPIVRDPLYGPGNSVGVNLPGQALHAWRLRLQHPVSGDWIEAIAPLPPAFLTLLEVLRRR from the coding sequence GTGACAGAAATTAACTTAGAAATCAAAGATAGTAGCGAGTTCTTAGCAGCAAACAAGGGCGATCGCCTCGATGTTTGGCTAGCTAGCGAGTTAACAGATCTTTCCCGTTCTCGTATCCAAAAACTTATCGCGCAAGGTTGGGTAAAAGTTAACGAGCAACTTCCCTCTTCCAAAAATTACAAACTAAAAACAGGCGATCGCATTCATATAACTATTCCCGCTGTGGAAGCCCCCACAATGGAAGCGGAAGACATTCCCCTCGATATCCTTTACGAAGATGAGCAACTGCTCATTCTCAATAAACCCGCAGGATTAGTCGTTCATCCCTCCGCCGGACACTCGCAAGGCACTCTCGTCAACGCGCTTTTAGCCCACTGTCCCCTATCTGCAATTGGTGGCGTGCAGCGTCCCGGTATTGTCCATCGTCTGGATAAAGATACCACTGGCGCAATGGTTGTTGCTAAAACGGACTTTGCCCACCAAAACTTGCAAGCCCAACTTAAAGCCAAAACCGCCCGCCGAGAATATCTCGCCGTCGTATACGGTGTCCCTCCCACTGACATCGGTACAATTAACCTTCCTATCGGTCGTCATCCGGTTGACCGCAAGAAAAACGCGATCGTCCCCGAAGAAAAGGGCGGACGCGCCTCTGTAACTCACTGGCAAGTTAAGGAACGTTTGGGCAATTACACTCTGATGCTGTTCCAGCTAGAAACTGGTCGCACTCACCAAATCCGCGTCCATAGCACCCACATTGGTCATCCCATTGTGAGAGATCCGCTTTACGGTCCTGGTAACTCAGTCGGTGTCAATCTACCAGGTCAAGCACTCCACGCTTGGCGACTGCGTTTGCAGCATCCCGTGTCTGGAGATTGGATAGAAGCGATCGCCCCTCTCCCCCCAGCTTTTCTTACTCTCCTAGAGGTGCTGCGGCGTCGCTGA